The Solicola gregarius DNA window CCGACGCGTACGTCATCGCGCACGTGCGAGACGATGACGGCGGCACGCTCGTCGAGATCGACACCGAGCTGAACATCCGCGGCAAGGTCGCGCAGTTCGGCCGCGGCGTGATCGGTGAGGTCACCGACGGAGTGATGCAGGCCTTCGCCGCCAACGTGGCTGACCTGCTCTCCGGCAAACGTGCTCCCGTCGGCGTCCCATCGGCCACCACCGAGACGCCGGAACCCGTCGCGGCCGAGCAGAGTCTCGACGCCTGGCGGATGCTCGTACGCCCCGTGCTGCAACGTCATGCGAGCGAGATCGCGACGGTCGCCCTTGCCGGTGTCGCCGCATACGTCGGCGCGCGGCTCGGTACGCGCCGCCGCTAGTCCAAGGAGGAACCGTGCCCAACGCTCACACCGACGACGGCGTCGATCTCTACTACGAGGACACCGGCAGCGGCGACGCGATCGTGTTCCTGCACGAGTTCGCGGGAGATCACCGCTCCTGG harbors:
- a CDS encoding SRPBCC family protein — translated: MKLTNSFRIERPAAEVFDAFLDIERVATCMPGARLVGHPAEDTYDGEVSVKVGPLGVSYAGQLKVLEVEHAERRLTMRAKGREQRGAGNADAYVIAHVRDDDGGTLVEIDTELNIRGKVAQFGRGVIGEVTDGVMQAFAANVADLLSGKRAPVGVPSATTETPEPVAAEQSLDAWRMLVRPVLQRHASEIATVALAGVAAYVGARLGTRRR